The following are encoded in a window of Planctomycetota bacterium genomic DNA:
- a CDS encoding septation protein SpoVG family protein, with translation MEITETRVRLLGRAADRLKAFCSITFDNAFVVRDLKVIEGSNGIFVAMPSRKITDHCPKCRGKNTMLSRFCCECGCKLDSGRGPRDLNGRIQVFADICHPINTQCRDMIQNKVLQAYKDEVERAKKPGYKPGDFKEHPSELQDEQKAI, from the coding sequence ATGGAAATAACAGAGACAAGAGTAAGATTACTGGGACGGGCCGCAGACCGGCTGAAGGCATTCTGCAGCATCACTTTTGACAATGCCTTTGTCGTCAGGGATTTGAAGGTTATTGAAGGATCCAACGGGATTTTTGTGGCTATGCCCAGCCGCAAGATAACAGACCATTGCCCCAAATGCCGTGGTAAGAATACCATGCTCTCAAGATTCTGCTGCGAGTGCGGCTGTAAATTAGATTCCGGACGAGGACCTCGTGATCTGAACGGACGGATTCAGGTATTCGCCGATATCTGCCACCCGATTAATACTCAATGCCGTGATATGATTCAAAACAAAGTCCTGCAGGCATATAAGGATGAAGTGGAACGGGCTAAAAAACCTGGTTATAAACCAGGTGATTTTAAGGAACATCCTTCTGAACTACAGGATGAGCAAAAAGCCATCTAA